Proteins encoded in a region of the Planococcus shixiaomingii genome:
- a CDS encoding DUF1697 domain-containing protein, with the protein MIYVALLRGINVGGNNKVDMKQLKQVFEKVGMSSVKTYINSGNIIFTDTSRPKAEITTVLEEAIYAHFGLQIKVLVYNFDEYKPIAEAIPAEWTNDTQMKSDVLFLWEEVDTESVLEGLSVKPEIDSVYYVQGAVLWSVARENVTRSGMSKIIGTPLYKLVTIRNVNTVRKLYGMMQSG; encoded by the coding sequence ATGATTTATGTGGCGTTGCTTCGGGGGATCAATGTAGGCGGAAACAACAAAGTGGATATGAAGCAGTTGAAGCAAGTATTCGAAAAGGTCGGTATGTCTTCAGTCAAAACGTATATCAATTCAGGAAACATCATTTTCACCGACACCAGCCGCCCCAAAGCGGAAATAACAACTGTTTTAGAAGAGGCGATTTACGCTCACTTCGGTTTGCAAATTAAAGTGCTGGTCTACAACTTTGATGAATATAAACCGATTGCGGAAGCGATTCCTGCAGAGTGGACCAACGATACCCAAATGAAAAGCGATGTCCTGTTTCTTTGGGAAGAGGTCGACACGGAATCCGTACTGGAAGGATTGAGCGTCAAACCGGAAATCGATTCCGTCTATTATGTTCAAGGAGCGGTTCTCTGGTCGGTGGCCCGGGAAAACGTTACACGGAGCGGGATGTCAAAAATCATCGGGACCCCACTCTACAAACTTGTCACCATCCGGAACGTCAACACTGTACGCAAGCTTTACGGGATGATGCAATCCGGATAA
- a CDS encoding pyridoxamine 5'-phosphate oxidase family protein, with protein sequence MDGNASSTREAMEKVNKLIKGIEVAMLTTISGNKAVSRPMQTQEAEFDGDLWFVTMKDTAKYQEILANPMVNVSYAGKSYVSISGTAEFSEDLERKKKYWNPIFDKLLETSYDDPNVVLIKVSADSAEYWESGNPLKMITKFAKKLTTHERLDKDDKELNDTVDFNNR encoded by the coding sequence ATGGATGGGAACGCATCATCAACTCGTGAGGCGATGGAAAAGGTCAATAAACTAATTAAAGGCATCGAAGTGGCCATGCTGACGACGATTTCAGGAAACAAGGCCGTATCCCGGCCAATGCAGACGCAGGAAGCTGAATTCGATGGAGATCTTTGGTTTGTAACGATGAAAGACACGGCCAAGTACCAAGAAATCCTGGCAAATCCGATGGTCAATGTTTCGTATGCGGGAAAATCGTATGTTTCCATCAGCGGAACCGCTGAATTCAGTGAAGACTTGGAGCGGAAAAAGAAATATTGGAATCCTATCTTCGATAAGCTTTTGGAAACATCTTATGATGATCCGAACGTCGTCTTGATTAAAGTGAGCGCAGATTCGGCCGAGTATTGGGAATCAGGCAATCCGCTGAAGATGATCACCAAGTTCGCCAAAAAGCTCACGACCCACGAAAGACTGGATAAAGACGATAAAGAATTGAACGATACAGTGGATTTTAACAACCGCTAA
- a CDS encoding BCCT family transporter yields the protein MKNATPVFYISVVISLIVVLWGAFAPGNLESFTANVTSQLTEKFGWFYLLLFIAILLFCIYMTFSRFGNVKLGRKDDEPEFSRLSWFSMLFSAGMGMGLVFWTTAEPISHAFTSSPVAKEGSDAAIQDALKYSFFHWGIHAWAVYGIVGLILAYFKFNRGMPGLISATLTPLFGEKLMKGALGKAVDVLAVFATVVGVAATLGFGSAQITGGLAFLFGTPNNFTVQLIVLVISTALFIWSAWSGIGRGIKYLSNINMVLAAVLLILLFIVGPTMLIMNMFTHTLGSYFTDFFEMSLRLAPLNEENRSWINGWTIFYWAWWISWAPFVGIFIARISKGRTVKEFMYSVLLLPSLVCFIFFSVFGVSALQLEQLGIATISNFSLETSTFGVLAEYPLGTFMSMLTLVVIALFFITSADSATFVLGMLSTNGLLNPNNSVKITWGLIQSAVAAVVVYFGGTQGLQNMLIIAALPFAVVIILMGASFLKDIQTQVRPQRK from the coding sequence ATGAAAAATGCAACACCCGTATTTTATATTTCTGTAGTTATTTCACTAATCGTCGTTCTTTGGGGTGCCTTTGCTCCTGGAAATTTAGAGTCGTTTACTGCAAATGTGACAAGCCAACTGACAGAAAAATTCGGCTGGTTTTATTTACTGCTATTTATCGCCATTCTTCTTTTCTGTATTTATATGACGTTCTCCCGTTTTGGCAATGTAAAGCTGGGAAGGAAGGATGACGAGCCCGAGTTTAGCCGGCTGTCATGGTTTTCGATGTTATTTAGTGCCGGAATGGGAATGGGATTGGTATTTTGGACAACCGCTGAACCGATCTCTCATGCTTTTACGAGCAGTCCGGTAGCGAAAGAAGGATCCGATGCAGCGATACAAGACGCCTTAAAGTATTCTTTTTTCCATTGGGGAATACATGCTTGGGCCGTTTACGGAATCGTCGGGCTGATTCTCGCTTATTTTAAGTTCAACCGCGGGATGCCGGGTCTTATCAGTGCAACGCTGACGCCGTTATTTGGTGAAAAGCTGATGAAAGGGGCACTTGGAAAAGCGGTCGATGTGCTCGCGGTCTTCGCTACAGTGGTCGGCGTAGCGGCAACGCTCGGCTTTGGGTCTGCACAGATTACCGGTGGACTGGCATTTTTGTTCGGGACACCAAACAACTTTACCGTCCAGCTGATTGTACTGGTCATTTCGACAGCACTTTTCATCTGGTCGGCCTGGTCTGGAATCGGCCGTGGCATCAAATACTTGAGCAACATCAATATGGTGCTCGCAGCTGTACTCTTAATTCTTTTGTTTATCGTGGGTCCCACGATGCTTATCATGAACATGTTCACTCATACACTCGGCAGCTACTTCACCGACTTTTTTGAAATGAGCCTGCGATTGGCTCCGCTCAATGAGGAAAATCGAAGCTGGATCAATGGCTGGACGATTTTCTACTGGGCTTGGTGGATTTCCTGGGCTCCGTTCGTCGGGATTTTCATCGCCCGCATTTCGAAAGGGCGGACCGTGAAAGAGTTCATGTACAGCGTCTTGCTGCTGCCGTCGCTTGTATGCTTTATTTTCTTCTCGGTGTTTGGAGTTTCTGCATTGCAGCTCGAACAGCTGGGAATCGCGACCATCTCCAATTTCAGCTTGGAGACATCGACGTTCGGCGTGCTTGCAGAATATCCGCTTGGAACGTTCATGTCCATGCTGACGCTTGTCGTCATTGCCCTTTTCTTTATCACTTCGGCTGATTCGGCAACGTTTGTGCTTGGCATGCTGAGCACGAACGGTCTTTTGAACCCGAACAATTCTGTGAAAATTACGTGGGGGCTAATTCAGTCAGCAGTTGCTGCCGTCGTCGTCTATTTTGGCGGAACGCAGGGCTTGCAAAATATGCTGATAATCGCCGCACTGCCTTTTGCGGTTGTCATTATTTTAATGGGTGCCTCTTTTTTGAAGGACATTCAGACCCAAGTTCGTCCGCAACGCAAATAA
- a CDS encoding Abi family protein, producing MKAFASHDEQLTILQNRGLAVPDKAAAKRILSRENYYALIDGYKEPFLERDERINPYGLEQYRAGTEFGHIYALYRFDRELRMLLLNELLKFEKNIKSKIAYRFSEKFKEKDSFLEPDNYSTDTQHHHERDRIISTLYNLIKSHKKRDRVRYPAIREFYDKHKNVPLWVLVNFLSLGQIINFYQVIDEELRERIAQDFAEEFSEEYWPVRLKASELDAILGVAFPYRNKSAHEEVLYRFRLDHPVELREVEIVLEMPKGSLSRGTVFSVVTLLKLLLAKEEYEVFNEELERLLTDLKKNVSGRAYGMIMKETGFQEDWQ from the coding sequence TTGAAAGCTTTTGCTTCCCACGACGAACAACTTACAATACTTCAAAACCGGGGCTTGGCAGTGCCGGACAAAGCGGCGGCGAAACGGATCTTATCGCGCGAGAATTACTACGCGTTGATCGATGGCTACAAGGAGCCTTTTCTTGAGCGAGACGAGCGGATAAATCCTTACGGCCTCGAACAATACCGGGCGGGCACCGAGTTCGGCCATATTTATGCGCTGTACCGCTTCGACCGGGAGCTGCGGATGCTGCTGTTGAATGAATTGTTGAAGTTCGAGAAGAACATCAAATCGAAGATTGCATATCGCTTTTCGGAGAAATTTAAAGAGAAAGACAGTTTTCTCGAGCCCGACAATTACAGTACGGATACTCAGCACCACCATGAGCGCGACCGCATCATTTCAACGCTTTACAACCTCATTAAAAGCCATAAGAAGCGCGACCGTGTGAGATATCCCGCTATCCGTGAATTCTACGATAAGCATAAGAACGTGCCGCTTTGGGTGCTCGTCAATTTCTTGTCGCTCGGCCAAATCATCAATTTCTATCAAGTCATTGACGAAGAACTGAGAGAGCGGATTGCACAGGACTTTGCGGAAGAGTTCAGTGAAGAGTATTGGCCGGTCCGTTTGAAAGCCAGTGAACTCGACGCTATCCTGGGCGTCGCGTTTCCATATCGAAACAAATCCGCACACGAGGAAGTGCTGTACCGTTTTCGCCTCGACCATCCCGTTGAGCTTCGTGAAGTGGAAATTGTGCTGGAAATGCCGAAAGGAAGCTTAAGCAGAGGAACGGTGTTTTCAGTAGTAACCTTGCTGAAGCTGTTATTGGCGAAGGAAGAATACGAAGTGTTTAACGAAGAACTTGAGAGATTATTAACTGATTTGAAAAAAAATGTGTCAGGGCGAGCGTATGGCATGATTATGAAAGAAACGGGATTCCAGGAAGATTGGCAATGA
- a CDS encoding AraC family transcriptional regulator, whose translation MDMLKDLNEAMRYIEEHLDEAIDFGEVAAIAGVSEFHLRKLFSYLSGMTLSSYIRNRRLSQAALDLQQGGERVLDVAVKYGYDSADGFSRAFREWSGMNPSEVKNSVSLKVFPRLTFQLTIQGGMDMDYRITEKDAFKLVGIKKRVPIVFEGQNPEILKMAQSITPAQRDKLLAWRNTDIKTVVNASFNFDDGRSEEEGELDHLIGSITTLEEAFEGFEVVNVPVGSWAIFEIEGPFPETLQNTWAKIFSEWLPSSHYELVDGPEISFNGDFSDLQKVYSEIWIPVKKKN comes from the coding sequence ATGGATATGCTGAAGGATTTGAATGAAGCGATGCGTTACATTGAAGAGCATTTGGATGAAGCTATCGACTTTGGTGAAGTCGCCGCAATTGCAGGAGTTTCGGAGTTTCATTTGCGGAAGCTGTTTTCGTACTTGTCCGGAATGACATTGAGCAGCTATATCCGCAACCGGCGGCTGTCGCAGGCGGCACTTGATCTGCAGCAGGGCGGGGAGCGGGTGCTCGATGTTGCTGTGAAGTACGGCTATGATTCGGCGGACGGCTTTAGCCGCGCGTTTCGTGAGTGGTCGGGCATGAATCCGTCGGAAGTGAAGAACAGCGTTTCGTTGAAAGTATTTCCGCGCTTGACCTTCCAACTGACAATTCAAGGAGGAATGGATATGGACTACCGCATCACAGAAAAAGACGCATTCAAACTGGTGGGAATCAAAAAACGGGTGCCAATCGTTTTTGAAGGGCAGAACCCGGAAATTCTCAAAATGGCGCAATCTATCACTCCGGCACAGCGGGACAAATTGCTTGCTTGGCGCAATACTGACATCAAGACGGTGGTCAATGCATCGTTCAATTTTGATGATGGGCGCTCTGAGGAGGAAGGCGAGCTCGATCACTTGATTGGTTCTATAACGACATTAGAAGAAGCATTTGAAGGGTTTGAAGTGGTCAATGTTCCAGTAGGCAGTTGGGCAATTTTCGAGATAGAAGGCCCGTTTCCGGAAACGCTGCAGAACACGTGGGCAAAAATCTTTTCCGAATGGCTGCCGTCATCCCATTACGAATTGGTTGACGGCCCGGAAATTTCTTTCAACGGTGATTTTTCAGATTTGCAGAAGGTCTACAGCGAAATTTGGATTCCGGTGAAAAAGAAGAATTAA
- the mug gene encoding G/U mismatch-specific DNA glycosylase, which yields MQLVPIPDHLQEGLKILFVGFNPSIRSSETGYHYANPNNRFWKILFEAGLTPRKFLPEENRELLALGFGLTNIVARPTREAAEISKEEYAEGAALLEQKIKQYRPKAVCFVGKGVYQEFSKKRTIQWGVQEESVIPGVIEYVAPSSSGLVRIKQRDIVEIYKGLNKFK from the coding sequence GTGCAACTCGTACCCATACCTGACCATTTGCAGGAAGGCTTAAAAATCCTCTTCGTTGGATTCAATCCGAGCATCCGGTCTTCCGAAACGGGCTATCATTACGCCAATCCGAACAACCGGTTCTGGAAGATCTTATTCGAAGCCGGATTGACGCCGCGGAAGTTCCTTCCTGAAGAAAACCGCGAACTGCTCGCGCTCGGTTTTGGCCTGACGAACATCGTTGCCCGGCCCACGAGAGAAGCAGCTGAAATATCTAAAGAAGAATACGCGGAAGGCGCTGCCCTTCTCGAACAGAAAATTAAACAATACCGGCCAAAAGCCGTCTGTTTTGTCGGCAAAGGCGTCTACCAGGAATTCAGTAAAAAACGCACTATTCAATGGGGAGTCCAAGAAGAATCGGTCATACCGGGAGTCATCGAATATGTCGCTCCTTCATCGAGCGGGCTGGTGCGGATAAAGCAGCGAGATATCGTCGAGATTTACAAAGGATTGAATAAATTCAAGTAA
- the ggt gene encoding gamma-glutamyltransferase — MGLHTIFENQQKKKLTNHKNTDVGRYGMAASAVKEATDAGTKVLEEGGNAMDAVIAIQLALAAVEGMNTGIGSGGYIVYHDSEKKKTEVIQGHSKAPAAVTPRLFVDENGEIIPADERSVHAKAVAVPGMMKALETALERHGTMPLERLIEPAIKLADEDFRVNFLWERTLDLFQDRLNEDTKKVFVPNGKPLREGDLIRQPDLAKTLRIIRDKGFKSLYEGELADAVIDTIHQNGGLLTKEDLMNYEVKIEEPLWGSYKEYQLAFPAPPNGGGFTVAQMLKLLEPYNLSQYDAHSWQKYHLIAEFMRLAMEDRLNYIEDPEFSDLPMTGLMHPDYLEERRKLFSFEYRIENVKCGNPWQYEDREGTPAKAASELETGYETTHFTAVDRWGNIASCTSSIERIFGSGIMVPGYGFILNNDLTDFNPEPDSVNEPNANKYPVSSKTPTIVFHEGKPFFTLGSPGGPTIIASVLQVLLNVLEYEMDLEDAIAEPRIYNSPKLSTEWEDGIKKETLEILARMGYDPDHGFNTESSDNRIGDVQAILIDPVTGDMYGAADAPRPGDAEGLDEPPKV, encoded by the coding sequence TTGGGACTACATACGATTTTTGAAAATCAGCAGAAAAAAAAGCTGACTAACCATAAGAATACTGATGTTGGACGCTACGGAATGGCAGCAAGTGCAGTAAAGGAAGCAACTGATGCCGGAACGAAAGTCCTTGAAGAAGGCGGAAACGCAATGGACGCTGTCATAGCCATCCAGCTTGCCCTGGCTGCGGTTGAAGGCATGAATACCGGGATCGGATCAGGAGGCTACATTGTTTATCACGACAGCGAGAAAAAGAAGACGGAAGTGATTCAGGGACATTCAAAAGCACCGGCCGCTGTTACTCCCCGTTTGTTTGTGGATGAAAACGGCGAAATTATTCCGGCTGATGAGCGTTCGGTCCATGCCAAGGCTGTCGCTGTCCCGGGCATGATGAAAGCTTTAGAAACCGCTCTTGAACGGCACGGCACTATGCCGCTTGAACGCTTGATTGAACCTGCCATCAAGTTAGCAGATGAAGATTTTCGGGTGAACTTTCTGTGGGAACGGACACTTGATTTGTTCCAGGACCGCTTGAATGAAGACACGAAAAAAGTCTTTGTGCCAAATGGCAAACCGTTAAGAGAAGGCGATCTAATCCGCCAACCGGACCTTGCAAAAACACTCCGCATCATTCGCGATAAAGGATTCAAGTCGTTATACGAAGGCGAACTTGCCGATGCGGTAATCGATACGATCCACCAGAACGGCGGCTTGTTGACGAAAGAAGACTTAATGAATTACGAAGTGAAAATTGAAGAACCGCTTTGGGGCAGCTACAAAGAATACCAGCTTGCTTTTCCGGCTCCGCCTAATGGCGGCGGATTTACCGTGGCTCAGATGCTGAAGTTGCTTGAACCTTACAATTTGAGCCAATACGATGCCCATTCATGGCAGAAATACCACTTGATTGCGGAATTCATGCGTTTAGCGATGGAAGACCGTCTAAATTACATTGAAGATCCGGAATTCTCCGATCTGCCAATGACTGGCCTTATGCATCCGGACTACTTGGAAGAACGCCGCAAACTTTTCTCTTTTGAGTATCGCATTGAAAATGTGAAATGTGGCAATCCTTGGCAATATGAAGACCGGGAAGGCACGCCGGCAAAAGCAGCGTCGGAGCTTGAGACCGGTTATGAAACCACACACTTTACAGCGGTCGACCGCTGGGGCAATATTGCTTCCTGTACATCGTCGATTGAACGCATTTTCGGATCGGGCATCATGGTACCGGGATATGGCTTCATACTCAATAACGACCTGACGGATTTCAATCCCGAACCTGATTCGGTCAATGAGCCAAACGCCAACAAGTACCCGGTCAGCTCTAAAACGCCGACCATCGTCTTCCATGAAGGCAAACCTTTCTTTACACTTGGTTCACCGGGTGGCCCTACTATTATTGCCTCTGTCCTTCAAGTTTTGCTGAATGTCTTGGAGTACGAAATGGATTTAGAGGATGCCATCGCCGAACCGCGGATTTACAACTCCCCGAAACTTTCCACTGAATGGGAAGACGGCATCAAGAAAGAAACTTTGGAGATCCTGGCTCGAATGGGCTATGATCCAGATCATGGCTTTAACACCGAATCGTCGGATAACCGAATCGGCGACGTCCAGGCTATTTTGATTGATCCAGTTACTGGTGACATGTACGGCGCGGCAGACGCTCCACGTCCCGGAGACGCGGAAGGTCTCGACGAACCGCCAAAAGTCTAA
- a CDS encoding DUF5700 domain-containing putative Zn-dependent protease, whose amino-acid sequence MEIVDTVPYFLKNYKPSVDFLKTYYAEYPEVFEEYFPRHCQNTDARHERSIDRYDAHFQAIEQVHQQMPLIVQETANTYREMYGLNFPVQVNLLVGGFGSNAYTHRMFIPDISFAMEKLSPNPEHLKVIVAHEFGHAAQNILSNQAGIDWEVVEWTNPFIWLNQEGAATHFSRKIVKGVNPSVYFSYEDGGENWLNFAKANEREIIKAFAKDVEELSPQALFKEWFSINGGATFGHSRLAYFIGDRFVQEQIERLGEIEAIVAWKDANYKEEVAAWVNVYK is encoded by the coding sequence ATGGAAATTGTCGATACGGTGCCTTATTTCTTAAAGAATTATAAGCCTTCTGTTGATTTTCTTAAGACTTACTATGCTGAGTACCCGGAAGTTTTTGAAGAATATTTCCCTCGTCATTGCCAAAACACCGATGCAAGGCACGAACGGTCCATTGACAGATACGATGCTCATTTTCAGGCGATTGAACAAGTTCATCAGCAAATGCCCCTCATCGTTCAAGAAACAGCAAATACATATCGAGAAATGTATGGCCTGAACTTTCCGGTTCAAGTGAATTTACTAGTAGGCGGTTTCGGCTCAAATGCGTATACCCATCGTATGTTCATACCGGATATCAGTTTTGCTATGGAAAAGCTATCCCCTAATCCTGAACACCTGAAGGTTATAGTGGCGCATGAATTCGGCCACGCAGCGCAAAACATCCTGTCTAATCAAGCCGGAATCGACTGGGAAGTTGTCGAATGGACCAATCCGTTCATCTGGCTGAATCAGGAAGGAGCAGCTACTCATTTTTCACGAAAAATAGTTAAAGGCGTAAATCCATCGGTCTATTTTTCGTATGAGGACGGGGGAGAGAACTGGCTCAATTTCGCAAAAGCTAATGAACGCGAAATAATAAAAGCATTTGCAAAAGATGTTGAAGAGCTGTCGCCACAAGCGTTATTCAAAGAATGGTTCTCGATAAACGGGGGAGCCACATTCGGCCATAGCCGGCTTGCTTACTTTATTGGAGACCGATTTGTCCAGGAGCAGATTGAACGATTGGGGGAAATCGAGGCGATCGTAGCATGGAAAGACGCAAATTATAAAGAAGAAGTAGCGGCTTGGGTGAATGTTTATAAGTGA
- a CDS encoding DUF4179 domain-containing protein — protein sequence MSELNKFLMTDIEEIPVADVSSLEKKAMKKRLLGQKRKMPWLKKLVVSAIIVLTASTTTVMAFPSLAAQIPVLKDIVSYFNEDQFILKDFDEMAESVALTQTSNGSTLTIEEAVYDGMSVTISFALETEMDLGDSPLPHEFLKIAGVDGPSSSLQMNKINETAYVGIITMNLDLETQSAKNLEVTWEPSAFQDLDSGNELYGDWSFAFKLKALDGNSTPVNFSFDFEGGTYTVKELLQTKLSTVLVIGKQNLDGDPIVHWQLEDNLGKTYMMQSGLGGTPYQQFMFEALDSEATSVTITPLTNPFEKIEIPGEGTPSVTVDLK from the coding sequence ATGAGCGAGTTGAATAAGTTTCTGATGACGGATATTGAGGAAATTCCAGTAGCGGATGTATCAAGCTTAGAAAAAAAAGCGATGAAAAAACGGCTGCTCGGACAGAAACGAAAAATGCCTTGGCTCAAAAAATTAGTTGTTTCTGCCATTATCGTCTTAACCGCTTCAACTACTACAGTTATGGCCTTTCCTTCTCTTGCCGCACAAATCCCAGTCCTGAAAGATATTGTGTCCTATTTTAATGAAGACCAATTTATACTAAAAGATTTTGACGAGATGGCTGAGTCGGTCGCATTAACACAAACGAGCAACGGTTCAACACTTACAATCGAGGAAGCCGTGTATGACGGCATGTCGGTAACTATCAGTTTTGCGTTGGAAACGGAAATGGATTTAGGAGATTCCCCTTTGCCGCATGAGTTTCTTAAAATAGCAGGCGTTGACGGACCTTCCTCTTCCCTTCAGATGAACAAAATAAACGAGACCGCATACGTTGGAATAATAACGATGAACCTTGACCTTGAAACTCAATCTGCGAAAAATCTTGAGGTGACATGGGAGCCTTCCGCTTTTCAGGATCTTGATTCCGGTAATGAGCTTTATGGAGACTGGTCATTTGCCTTTAAACTTAAAGCGCTAGACGGCAACTCTACCCCAGTCAATTTCAGCTTTGATTTTGAAGGTGGAACTTATACCGTAAAGGAGCTGCTGCAAACAAAATTATCCACTGTCTTAGTAATAGGCAAGCAGAACCTGGATGGTGACCCTATCGTTCACTGGCAATTGGAGGACAATTTAGGCAAAACATACATGATGCAATCCGGTTTAGGCGGTACGCCTTATCAGCAATTCATGTTTGAAGCCTTGGATTCTGAAGCAACTTCAGTGACCATTACACCGCTTACTAACCCTTTTGAGAAAATTGAAATTCCAGGTGAAGGCACGCCTTCTGTGACAGTTGATTTAAAATAA
- a CDS encoding sigma-70 family RNA polymerase sigma factor, with protein sequence MEDFIVRLKRKDEEALNYMIDTYMPFLKGICQHILAKSCGQQAAEECLNDVLLAIWQKAHQFEGDAADFRKWAGMITKYKAIDNYRRHTKQQQRESTTDEIRNDGRTYDTEDAVLQKEAREEMLFQLHELPEADRELLLMKYYLDLSNSEIAAVLGVTVAAIENRLYRGKRKLVHLVERKERFV encoded by the coding sequence GTGGAGGATTTCATAGTGCGGCTGAAACGGAAAGACGAGGAAGCGCTCAACTACATGATCGATACATATATGCCTTTTTTAAAAGGGATCTGTCAGCACATTTTAGCAAAAAGCTGTGGGCAGCAAGCCGCTGAAGAATGCTTGAATGACGTGCTCTTGGCAATTTGGCAAAAGGCCCATCAGTTTGAAGGCGATGCGGCAGACTTTAGAAAATGGGCTGGCATGATTACGAAGTACAAGGCAATCGACAACTACCGCCGCCACACAAAACAGCAGCAAAGGGAATCGACAACGGATGAAATCCGAAATGACGGACGCACCTACGATACAGAGGATGCGGTGCTTCAAAAAGAAGCGCGCGAAGAAATGCTTTTCCAGCTCCACGAATTGCCAGAAGCTGACCGTGAACTTTTGTTGATGAAATATTACCTGGACTTGTCGAACAGTGAGATTGCCGCCGTTCTAGGCGTCACAGTGGCAGCGATTGAAAACCGGCTGTACCGCGGCAAGCGGAAACTGGTGCATTTAGTTGAGCGAAAGGAGCGGTTCGTATGA
- a CDS encoding TM2 domain-containing protein: MMKMKSKLAAGLLGIFLGDFGIHKFYLGRTKTGLLYLAFCWTAIPAIIGFIEGVSYLLMSEENFQAKHGRRRY, from the coding sequence ATGATGAAGATGAAAAGCAAATTGGCGGCTGGACTTCTCGGAATCTTTTTAGGGGATTTCGGAATCCATAAATTCTATTTAGGACGCACTAAGACGGGTTTATTGTATTTAGCCTTTTGTTGGACAGCCATTCCTGCAATTATCGGTTTTATTGAAGGCGTTTCTTATTTGCTGATGTCAGAGGAAAATTTCCAGGCCAAGCACGGAAGAAGAAGATATTAA
- a CDS encoding BsuPI-related putative proteinase inhibitor gives MNKKTWLLALLLLALALLLAACGTKDEGASNEPPKDEPAKEQESTDGSSGGILAGSIGPKLEKVDEDTYRYSLKNQTEHEKTFEFTSGQRFDFSLTNEAGEQAFLFSSVASYAQAMGEETMKQAVELSYEFDIPEADLEPGTYKLEAWLTPKEGPAYKAETEYVVE, from the coding sequence ATGAACAAGAAAACTTGGTTGCTAGCATTATTGTTACTAGCACTCGCGCTGCTTCTTGCGGCTTGTGGAACAAAAGATGAAGGCGCATCAAACGAGCCGCCAAAAGATGAGCCGGCCAAAGAGCAAGAATCAACTGACGGATCTTCTGGAGGCATACTTGCAGGTTCAATTGGTCCGAAACTCGAAAAGGTTGACGAAGACACATACCGCTACTCATTGAAAAACCAGACAGAACACGAAAAAACGTTTGAATTCACGAGCGGCCAGCGCTTCGATTTTTCATTGACTAACGAAGCTGGCGAACAAGCCTTTCTCTTTTCATCTGTCGCTTCCTATGCACAGGCTATGGGTGAAGAAACGATGAAACAAGCGGTAGAATTGAGCTATGAATTTGATATTCCAGAAGCCGACTTGGAACCCGGAACATACAAACTTGAAGCTTGGCTGACTCCGAAAGAGGGTCCCGCTTATAAAGCTGAGACAGAATATGTAGTGGAATAA